Proteins found in one Triticum aestivum cultivar Chinese Spring chromosome 4D, IWGSC CS RefSeq v2.1, whole genome shotgun sequence genomic segment:
- the LOC123096371 gene encoding 60S ribosomal protein L10-1 isoform X2, whose product MGRRPARCYRQIKNKPYPKSRYCRGVPDPKIRIYDVGMKKKGVDEFPSCVHLVSWEKENVSSEALEAARIACNKYMTKNAGKDAFHLRVRVHTYHVLRINKMLSCAGADRLQTGMRGAFGKPLGTCARVDIGQVLLSVRCKESNAVHADEALRRAKFKFPGRQKIIRSRKWGFTKFNKADYIKYKSEGRIVPDGVNAKLLGVHGPIAKRAPGQAILA is encoded by the exons ATGGGGAGAC GACCTGCTAGGTGCTATCGCCAGATAAAAAACAAGCCATACCCCAAGTCAAGGTACTGTCGTGGTGTACCTGACCCGAAGATCAGGATCTATGATGTTGGGATGAAGAAGAAGGGAGTGGATGAGTTCCCCTCCTGCGTCCACCTGGTCAGCTGGGAAAAGGAGAATGTCTCCAGCGAGGCTCTTGAGGCTGCCCGTATTGCTTGCAACAAGTACATGACGAAGAATGCTGGAAAGGATGCGTTCCACCTGAGGGTCAGGGTCCATACATACCATGTCCTTCGCATCAACAAGATGCTTTCATGTGCTGGGGCTGATAGGCTCCAGACTGGAATGAGGGGTGCTTTTGGGAAGCCTCTGGGTACCTGTGCTCGTGTGGACATTGGCCAAGTTCTACTATCTGTGCGCTGCAAGGAGAGCAATGCTGTTCATGCTGatgaagccctccgccgtgccaaGTTCAAGTTCCCAGGCCGTCAAAAGATCATTCGCAGCAGGAAGTG GGGCTTTACCAAGTTCAACAAGGCCGATTACATCAAGTACAAGAGTGAGGGAAGAATCGTGCCTGATGGTGTCAATGCTAAG TTGCTTGGTGTCCATGGCCCCATTGCTAAACGTGCCCCTGGGCAGGCGATCCTGGCTTGA